The following proteins are co-located in the Neisseria sp. Marseille-Q6792 genome:
- the rpsJ gene encoding 30S ribosomal protein S10, with amino-acid sequence MANQKIRIRLKAYDYSLIDRSAQEIVETAKRTGAVVKGPIPLPTKIERFNILRSPHVNKTSREQLEIRTHLRLMDIVDWTDKTTEALMKLDLPAGVDVEIKVQ; translated from the coding sequence ATGGCAAACCAAAAAATCCGTATCCGCCTGAAAGCTTATGATTACAGCCTGATCGACCGTTCTGCCCAAGAAATTGTTGAAACTGCAAAACGTACTGGTGCCGTTGTAAAAGGCCCGATTCCGTTGCCGACTAAAATCGAGCGCTTCAACATTCTGCGTTCTCCACACGTGAATAAAACTTCTCGTGAACAATTGGAAATCCGCACCCACTTGCGCCTGATGGACATTGTGGATTGGACTGATAAAACTACTGAAGCACTAATGAAGCTGGACTTACCTGCAGGTGTTGATGTAGAAATCAAAGTTCAATAA
- the tuf gene encoding elongation factor Tu, translated as MAKEKFERSKPHVNVGTIGHVDHGKTTLTAALTTILAKKFGGAAKAYDQIDNAPEEKARGITINTSHVEYETETRHYAHVDCPGHADYVKNMITGAAQMDGAILVCSAADGPMPQTREHILLARQVGVPYIIVFMNKCDMVDDAELLELVEMEIRDLLSSYDFPGDDCPIVQGSALKALEGDAAYEEKIFELAAALDSYIPTPERAVDKPFLLPIEDVFSISGRGTVVTGRVERGIIHVGDEIEIVGLKETQKTTCTGVEMFRKLLDEGQAGDNVGVLLRGTKREEVERGQVLAKPGTITPHTKFKAEVYVLSKEEGGRHTPFFANYRPQFYFRTTDVTGAVTLEEGVEMVMPGENVTITVELIAPIAMEEGLRFAIREGGRTVGAGVVSSVIA; from the coding sequence ATGGCTAAGGAAAAATTTGAACGTAGCAAACCGCACGTAAACGTTGGCACCATCGGTCACGTTGACCATGGTAAAACCACTCTGACTGCTGCTTTGACTACTATTTTGGCTAAAAAATTCGGTGGCGCTGCAAAAGCTTACGACCAAATCGACAACGCTCCTGAAGAAAAAGCCCGCGGTATTACCATTAATACCTCACACGTAGAATACGAAACCGAAACCCGCCACTACGCACACGTAGACTGCCCGGGTCACGCCGACTACGTTAAAAACATGATTACCGGCGCAGCCCAAATGGACGGTGCGATCTTGGTATGTTCCGCAGCTGACGGTCCTATGCCGCAAACCCGCGAACACATCCTGTTGGCCCGCCAAGTAGGCGTACCTTACATCATCGTGTTCATGAACAAATGCGACATGGTTGACGATGCCGAGCTGTTGGAACTGGTTGAAATGGAAATCCGTGACTTGCTGTCAAGCTACGACTTCCCAGGCGACGACTGCCCGATCGTACAAGGTTCTGCACTGAAAGCCTTGGAAGGCGACGCAGCTTACGAAGAAAAAATCTTTGAATTGGCTGCTGCATTGGACAGCTACATCCCGACTCCTGAGCGTGCCGTGGACAAACCGTTCCTGTTGCCTATCGAAGACGTATTCTCTATTTCCGGTCGTGGTACGGTAGTAACCGGTCGTGTAGAGCGCGGTATCATCCACGTTGGTGACGAGATCGAAATCGTAGGTCTGAAAGAAACCCAAAAAACCACTTGTACCGGCGTTGAAATGTTCCGCAAACTGCTGGACGAAGGTCAAGCAGGTGACAACGTAGGCGTATTGCTGCGTGGTACCAAACGTGAAGAAGTGGAACGCGGTCAGGTATTGGCTAAACCGGGTACTATCACTCCTCACACCAAGTTCAAAGCAGAAGTATACGTACTGAGCAAAGAAGAGGGTGGTCGTCACACTCCGTTCTTCGCCAACTACCGTCCACAATTCTACTTCCGTACTACCGACGTAACCGGCGCGGTTACTTTGGAAGAAGGTGTAGAAATGGTAATGCCGGGTGAGAACGTAACCATTACTGTAGAACTGATTGCGCCTATCGCTATGGAAGAAGGCCTGCGCTTTGCGATTCGCGAAGGTGGCCGTACCGTAGGTGCCGGCGTGGTTTCTTCTGTAATCGCTTAA
- the fusA gene encoding elongation factor G, with the protein MARKTPISLYRNIGISAHIDAGKTTTTERILFYTGLTHKLGEVHDGAATTDYMEQEQERGITITSAAVTSYWSGMAKQFPEHRFNIIDTPGHVDFTVEVERSMRVLDGAVMVYCAVGGVQPQSETVWRQANKYQVPRLAFVNKMDRQGANFFRVVEQMKTRLRANPVPIVIPVGAEDSFTGVVDLLKMKSIIWNEADKGTTFTYGDIPTELVETAEEWRQNMIEAAAEASEELMDKYLGGDELTEEEIVGALRQRTLAGEIQPMLCGSAFKNKGVQRMLDAVVELLPAPTDIPPVQGVNPNTEEADSRQASDEEKFSALAFKMLNDKYVGQLTFIRVYSGVVKSGDTVLNSVKGTRERIGRLVQMTAADRTEIEEVRAGDIAAAIGLKDVTTGETLCAENAPIILERMEFPEPVIHIAVEPKTKADQEKMGIALNRLAKEDPSFRVRTDEESGQTIISGMGELHLEIIVDRMKREFGVEANIGAPQVAYRETIRKEVEAEYKHAKQSGGKGQYGHVVIKMEPMEPGGAGYEFIDEIKGGVIPREFIPSVDKGIRDTLPNGIVAGYPVVDVRVRLIFGSSHDVDSSQLAFELAASQAFKEGMRKANPALLEPIMAVEVETPEEYMGDVMGDLNRRRGVVLGMDDDGIGGKKVRAEVPLAEMFGYSTDLRSATQGRATYSMEFKKYAEAPAHVAAAVTEARKG; encoded by the coding sequence ATGGCTCGTAAGACCCCGATCAGCCTGTACCGCAACATTGGTATTTCCGCCCATATCGATGCGGGTAAAACCACGACGACAGAACGTATTTTGTTCTATACTGGTTTGACCCACAAATTAGGCGAAGTGCATGACGGTGCGGCTACTACCGACTACATGGAACAAGAGCAAGAGCGCGGTATTACCATTACCTCTGCTGCCGTAACTTCCTACTGGTCCGGTATGGCGAAACAATTCCCCGAACACCGCTTCAACATCATCGACACCCCAGGACACGTTGACTTTACCGTAGAGGTAGAGCGTTCTATGCGTGTATTGGATGGTGCGGTAATGGTTTACTGTGCAGTGGGCGGTGTTCAACCACAATCTGAAACTGTATGGCGTCAAGCCAACAAATACCAAGTGCCACGCTTGGCGTTTGTAAATAAGATGGACCGTCAAGGTGCCAACTTCTTCCGCGTTGTCGAGCAAATGAAAACCCGTTTGCGCGCAAACCCTGTACCTATCGTAATCCCAGTTGGTGCAGAAGACAGTTTCACCGGTGTTGTTGATCTGCTGAAAATGAAATCCATCATTTGGAATGAGGCCGATAAAGGTACGACCTTTACTTATGGCGACATTCCCACCGAATTGGTTGAAACTGCCGAGGAATGGCGTCAAAACATGATTGAAGCCGCAGCAGAAGCCAGCGAAGAATTGATGGACAAATACTTGGGTGGTGATGAACTGACCGAGGAAGAAATCGTAGGTGCATTGCGTCAACGTACTCTGGCAGGTGAAATCCAACCAATGTTGTGCGGTTCTGCATTTAAAAACAAAGGTGTTCAACGTATGTTGGACGCAGTTGTAGAATTGCTGCCAGCTCCTACCGATATTCCTCCGGTTCAAGGTGTTAATCCTAACACTGAAGAAGCCGACAGCCGTCAAGCCAGCGATGAAGAGAAATTCTCTGCATTGGCGTTCAAAATGTTGAACGACAAATACGTTGGTCAATTGACCTTTATCCGCGTTTACTCTGGCGTTGTGAAATCCGGTGATACCGTATTGAACTCCGTAAAAGGCACTCGCGAACGTATTGGCCGTTTGGTACAAATGACTGCTGCAGACCGTACTGAAATCGAAGAAGTACGCGCTGGCGACATCGCCGCTGCTATCGGTCTGAAAGACGTTACTACCGGTGAAACCTTGTGTGCAGAAAATGCACCGATTATCTTGGAGCGCATGGAATTCCCCGAGCCGGTAATCCATATTGCCGTTGAGCCGAAAACCAAAGCCGACCAAGAGAAAATGGGTATCGCCCTGAACCGTCTGGCTAAAGAAGACCCTTCTTTCCGTGTCCGTACAGACGAAGAGTCCGGTCAAACCATTATTTCTGGTATGGGTGAGCTGCACTTGGAAATTATTGTAGACCGTATGAAACGTGAATTCGGTGTGGAAGCGAATATCGGTGCGCCTCAAGTGGCTTACCGCGAAACCATCCGTAAAGAAGTTGAAGCTGAATACAAACATGCCAAACAATCCGGTGGTAAAGGTCAATACGGTCACGTTGTGATCAAAATGGAACCTATGGAACCGGGTGGTGCAGGCTACGAATTTATCGATGAAATCAAAGGTGGTGTTATTCCTCGCGAATTCATTCCGTCTGTCGATAAAGGTATCCGCGACACCTTGCCTAATGGTATTGTTGCAGGCTACCCAGTAGTTGACGTACGCGTACGTTTGATTTTCGGTTCCTCACACGATGTCGACTCCTCTCAACTGGCTTTCGAATTGGCTGCTTCTCAAGCTTTCAAAGAAGGTATGCGTAAAGCCAATCCTGCTCTGCTTGAGCCAATCATGGCAGTTGAAGTGGAAACCCCTGAAGAATACATGGGTGACGTAATGGGCGACTTGAACCGTCGTCGCGGCGTTGTATTGGGTATGGATGATGACGGTATTGGCGGTAAGAAAGTCCGTGCCGAAGTACCTCTGGCAGAAATGTTCGGTTATTCTACCGACCTGCGTTCCGCAACCCAAGGCCGCGCTACTTACTCCATGGAGTTCAAAAAATACGCTGAAGCTCCTGCTCACGTAGCTGCTGCTGTAACTGAAGCCCGCAAAGGCTAA
- the rpsL gene encoding 30S ribosomal protein S12: MPTINQLVRKGRQKPVYVNKVPALEACPQKRGVCTRVYTTTPKKPNSALRKVCKVRLTNGFEVISYIGGEGHNLQEHSVVLIRGGRVKDLPGVRYHTVRGSLDTAGVKDRKQARSKYGAKRPK; the protein is encoded by the coding sequence ATGCCAACTATCAACCAATTGGTACGCAAAGGCCGTCAAAAGCCTGTGTACGTAAACAAAGTGCCTGCACTGGAAGCTTGCCCGCAAAAACGTGGCGTGTGCACCCGTGTATACACAACTACCCCTAAAAAACCTAACTCTGCATTGCGTAAAGTATGTAAAGTTCGCCTGACCAACGGTTTTGAAGTCATTTCATACATCGGCGGTGAAGGCCACAACCTGCAAGAGCACAGCGTCGTATTGATTCGCGGCGGTCGTGTAAAAGACTTGCCAGGTGTACGTTACCACACTGTACGCGGTTCTTTGGATACTGCAGGTGTTAAAGACCGTAAACAAGCCCGTTCTAAATACGGTGCTAAGCGTCCTAAATAA
- the rpsG gene encoding 30S ribosomal protein S7 codes for MPRRREVPKRDVLPDPKFGSVELTKFMNVLMIDGKKSVAERIVYGALEQIEKKTGKAAIEVFNEAIANAKPIVEVKSRRVGGANYQVPVEVRPSRRLALAMRWVRDAARKRGEKSMDLRLAGELIDAAEGRGGALKKREEVHRMAEANKAFSHFRF; via the coding sequence ATGCCAAGACGTAGAGAAGTCCCTAAGCGCGACGTACTGCCAGATCCTAAATTCGGCAGCGTTGAGCTGACTAAATTCATGAACGTATTGATGATTGACGGTAAAAAATCTGTTGCAGAGCGTATCGTTTATGGTGCGCTGGAGCAAATTGAGAAAAAAACCGGCAAAGCAGCAATCGAAGTATTTAACGAAGCCATTGCAAACGCCAAACCTATCGTGGAAGTGAAAAGCCGCCGTGTAGGTGGTGCAAACTACCAAGTTCCTGTTGAAGTTCGTCCTTCACGCCGTTTGGCTTTGGCAATGCGTTGGGTTCGCGATGCGGCCCGCAAACGTGGTGAGAAATCCATGGACCTGCGTTTGGCAGGTGAATTGATTGATGCGGCTGAAGGCCGTGGCGGTGCGTTGAAAAAACGTGAAGAAGTACACCGTATGGCTGAAGCCAACAAAGCATTCTCTCACTTCCGTTTCTAA